The following are encoded in a window of Flavobacteriales bacterium genomic DNA:
- a CDS encoding response regulator transcription factor translates to MIRVALFDDNREQRDALCALLDDVDATTCAGAFADARNAVADVEACLPDVVLMDIDMPGINGIQATAELRQKFTDLRVIMLTVIEDDDRIFAAIRAGADGYFLKQTAPLKLIDGIAEAMEGGAPMSPGVARRVLGMVHGPDREKEAEKFQLTEREHEILGLLVKGWTYKRIAAELGIAFPTVNKHVGHVYVKLRVKSVGEAVALAVRRGLA, encoded by the coding sequence ATGATACGCGTGGCCCTTTTTGATGACAACCGCGAGCAGCGTGATGCCCTGTGCGCACTGCTGGACGATGTGGACGCCACCACCTGTGCTGGTGCCTTCGCCGATGCGCGCAACGCCGTGGCCGATGTGGAGGCCTGCCTCCCCGATGTGGTGTTGATGGACATCGACATGCCCGGTATCAACGGCATACAAGCCACCGCCGAGCTACGCCAGAAGTTCACCGACCTGCGCGTCATCATGCTCACGGTGATCGAGGACGACGACCGCATCTTCGCCGCCATCCGCGCCGGTGCCGATGGCTACTTCCTTAAACAGACCGCACCACTGAAGTTGATCGACGGCATCGCCGAGGCCATGGAGGGTGGCGCACCCATGAGCCCCGGTGTGGCGCGTCGCGTACTGGGCATGGTACACGGCCCCGATCGCGAAAAGGAAGCGGAGAAATTCCAACTCACCGAACGCGAACACGAGATACTGGGCTTGCTTGTGAAAGGCTGGACCTACAAGCGCATCGCCGCCGAACTGGGCATCGCTTTCCCTACGGTGAACAAGCATGTGGGCCATGTGTACGTGAAGCTGCGCGTGAAGAGCGTGGGCGAGGCCGTGGCACTGGCCGTGCGTAGGGGGTTGGCCTAA
- a CDS encoding biotin carboxylase, producing the protein MAKKKSSSRRRGKPAPKASAKAPTNKRRTKSARKPAARKKAPGKDPAARKKASTRKPRTTPKMLRGVSDIRRFFYRNEVPIYFISATSFNVLGADEWIKGFRFITYIDCFDGLHPNSFTPQEELPHEEFQSIEDINNYLLEHKEVHDFIESRMQKGRAGKAMFLMFDEKTEKLARKLGLEVIFPPAKLRTFMDNKVNTNRIAEKAGVACVPYVLHHVKNYEHLLSLAQKGRLGTDLVVQTPFGDSGHTTFFINSETDYDKYSKEIEAEKECKIMKRINCRGAAMEACVTQHGTIVAPLMTELVGFKELTPYKGGWCGNEIYADAFTPSIRRKARMYTQRFGDQLRKEGYKGYFELDFLIDQDNGEIYLGELNPRITGASSITNHAVFALADAPLHLFHILEWMDQPYALNVKALNSRWGRAENIDGWGQLVIKFTDDRVERVTEAPRSGIWRMGRDGRINFNRMDSHRRAVEGENEAFFMRITRTGDWLYEGADMGILVMRGRMMTDDFKLTERAKKWIAAIKGQYKSVVPGGMGANGDQGVLEIGGFKMM; encoded by the coding sequence ATGGCCAAGAAGAAGTCCTCCTCCCGCCGCCGCGGGAAACCAGCCCCCAAAGCCTCAGCGAAGGCTCCGACGAACAAGCGGAGAACGAAGAGCGCCAGGAAGCCCGCCGCCAGGAAGAAGGCGCCCGGCAAGGATCCGGCCGCACGGAAGAAGGCCTCCACCCGGAAGCCGCGGACCACCCCCAAGATGCTCCGTGGCGTCAGCGATATCCGCCGCTTCTTCTACCGCAACGAGGTGCCCATCTACTTCATCAGCGCCACCAGCTTCAACGTACTGGGCGCCGACGAGTGGATCAAGGGCTTCCGCTTCATCACCTACATCGACTGTTTCGACGGGCTTCACCCCAACAGCTTCACCCCGCAGGAGGAGCTTCCCCACGAGGAGTTCCAGAGCATCGAGGACATCAACAACTACCTGCTGGAGCACAAGGAGGTGCACGACTTCATCGAGAGCAGGATGCAGAAGGGACGCGCGGGCAAGGCCATGTTCCTGATGTTCGATGAGAAGACCGAGAAGCTGGCGCGCAAGCTGGGGCTGGAGGTGATCTTCCCTCCGGCCAAGCTGCGCACCTTCATGGACAACAAGGTGAACACCAACCGCATCGCCGAGAAAGCCGGTGTGGCCTGTGTGCCCTACGTGCTGCACCATGTGAAGAACTATGAGCACCTGCTGAGCTTGGCGCAGAAAGGCAGGCTGGGCACCGACCTGGTGGTGCAGACGCCCTTTGGCGACAGCGGCCACACCACCTTCTTCATCAACAGTGAGACGGACTATGACAAGTACAGCAAGGAGATCGAGGCGGAGAAGGAGTGCAAGATCATGAAGCGGATCAACTGCCGGGGCGCGGCCATGGAGGCCTGCGTCACGCAGCACGGCACCATCGTGGCGCCGCTGATGACCGAGCTGGTGGGCTTCAAGGAGCTGACCCCCTACAAGGGTGGCTGGTGCGGCAACGAGATCTACGCCGATGCCTTCACACCAAGCATCCGCCGCAAGGCGCGCATGTACACCCAGCGCTTCGGCGACCAGCTGCGCAAGGAGGGTTACAAGGGCTACTTCGAGCTGGACTTCCTGATCGACCAGGACAACGGCGAGATCTACCTCGGCGAGCTCAACCCCCGCATCACCGGCGCCAGCAGCATCACCAACCACGCGGTGTTCGCCCTGGCCGATGCACCGCTGCATCTCTTCCACATCCTGGAATGGATGGACCAGCCCTACGCGCTGAACGTGAAGGCGCTGAACAGCCGTTGGGGCCGTGCGGAGAACATCGACGGATGGGGGCAGCTGGTGATCAAGTTCACCGACGACCGCGTTGAGCGCGTGACCGAAGCGCCCCGCAGCGGCATCTGGCGCATGGGCAGGGACGGCCGTATCAACTTCAACCGCATGGACAGCCATCGCCGCGCCGTGGAGGGGGAGAACGAGGCCTTCTTCATGCGCATCACACGCACCGGCGACTGGCTTTACGAGGGCGCCGACATGGGCATTCTGGTGATGCGCGGCCGGATGATGACCGACGACTTCAAGCTGACCGAGCGCGCGAAGAAGTGGATCGCCGCGATCAAAGGGCAGTACAAGAGCGTGGTGCCCGGCGGCATGGGCGCGAATGGCGATCAGGGGGTGTTGGAGATCGGGGGCTTCAAGATGATGTGA
- a CDS encoding acyl-CoA--6-aminopenicillanic acid acyltransferase, whose protein sequence is MFVQLKLIHEPKPSERWQRFWHRVWPLYKHWFLGEGIEARAGYTTSLSMLQEHMPELLPTYERLCELAGGGDLEARFLSMWNPPPYMAGCSQAAWVRGNPTLVRNYDYDPRFFDGRMRHTEWLRPVIGIQDSAWGILDGMNADGLGAALAFGGRKVSGEGFGIPLVVRYVLETCGTVAEAVAAITRIPVHMSYNVLLLDKSGRYAVVYVNPDRPARVVERPVCTNHQDQVEWDEYAAFTQTVYRRDYLEECLLDENIDRAQLLKRFLRPPLYHQQYLRGFGTLYSVSYDLAQGRFKVFWPGKQVEGGFKKFEEQLVQVTLLRPVGRYMAK, encoded by the coding sequence ATGTTCGTCCAACTAAAGCTCATCCACGAACCAAAGCCCAGCGAACGCTGGCAGCGCTTCTGGCACCGGGTGTGGCCCTTGTACAAGCACTGGTTCCTGGGCGAGGGCATCGAGGCACGCGCGGGCTACACCACCAGCCTCAGCATGCTGCAGGAGCACATGCCCGAACTGCTTCCCACCTATGAGCGCCTCTGCGAACTGGCCGGCGGCGGCGATCTGGAAGCACGTTTCCTGAGCATGTGGAACCCGCCGCCATACATGGCCGGTTGCTCGCAGGCCGCCTGGGTGCGCGGCAACCCCACGCTGGTGCGCAACTACGACTACGACCCGCGCTTCTTCGACGGCCGCATGCGCCACACCGAATGGCTGAGGCCCGTGATCGGCATCCAGGACAGCGCCTGGGGCATCCTCGATGGCATGAACGCCGACGGATTGGGCGCCGCGCTGGCCTTCGGGGGCCGCAAGGTGAGCGGCGAGGGCTTCGGCATCCCGCTGGTGGTGCGCTATGTGTTGGAGACCTGCGGCACCGTGGCCGAAGCGGTGGCGGCGATCACACGCATCCCCGTGCACATGAGCTACAACGTGCTGCTGCTGGACAAGAGCGGCCGCTACGCCGTGGTGTATGTGAATCCTGACCGACCCGCACGCGTAGTGGAGCGCCCCGTATGCACCAACCACCAGGACCAGGTGGAGTGGGACGAGTACGCCGCCTTCACACAGACCGTGTACCGCCGCGACTATCTGGAGGAGTGTCTGCTGGACGAGAACATCGACCGGGCACAACTGCTGAAGCGCTTCCTGCGTCCGCCCCTCTACCACCAGCAGTACCTGCGCGGCTTCGGCACACTCTATTCGGTGAGCTACGACCTGGCCCAGGGCCGATTCAAGGTCTTCTGGCCCGGCAAGCAGGTGGAGGGCGGCTTCAAGAAGTTCGAAGAGCAGTTGGTGCAGGTGACGCTGCTGCGGCCCGTGGGGCGGTACATGGCGAAGTGA